In the genome of Triticum urartu cultivar G1812 chromosome 5, Tu2.1, whole genome shotgun sequence, one region contains:
- the LOC125509959 gene encoding double-stranded RNA-binding protein 3-like isoform X1 has protein sequence MYKNQLQELAQRSCFSLPSYVCTREGPDHAPRFKATVTFNGETFHGPTCCTTLRQAEHAAAEVALARLSTRGPSTYLTARVLDETGVYKNLLQETAHRAGLKLPAYTTVRSGPGHSPVFASSVELAGLSFAGDAARTKKQAEKNAAMTAWYALKQMPEARKEPGNGCGGEEQEHVVVARVLAALKQRCDGNAASKQHCLAGSSSSSAPNPSLYRHQWLPLSSHAAHPRTRHVQPQSQPAGPRILPPLHMLQRPAPSTSRHGAELERQRRIDAAELVQMLERAMVTNREEAMPSAPCYYPHVPAYHHAGAAPRYFAAGGFHSPAMAVSVRSVIPVCSAPPQPAAATKDDDDDDRNDNPAAPAEH, from the exons ATGTACAAGAACCAGCTGCAGGAGCTGGCGCAGAGGAGCTGCTTCAGCCTGCCGTCGTACGTGTGCACGCGGGAGGGGCCCGACCATGCGCCCCGCTTCAAGGCCACCGTCACCTTCAACGGCGAGACCTTCCACGGGCCCACCTGCTGCACCACGCTCCGCCAGGCCGAGCACGCCGCCGCCGAGGTCGCGCTCGCCCGCCTCTCCACCCGCGGGCCATCCACCTACCTCACCGCCAGAGTCCTC GACGAGACCGGGGTGTACAAGAACCTGCTGCAGGAGACGGCGCACCGGGCGGGGCTGAAGCTGCCGGCCTACACCACCGTGCGCTCCGGCCCGGGCCACTCGCCCGTCTTCGCCTCCAGCGTCGAGCTCGCCGGCCTCAGCTTCGCCGGCGACGCCGCCAGGACCAAGAAGCAGGCGGAGAAGAACGCCGCCATGACCGCCTGGTACGCCCTGAAGCAGA TGCCGGAGGCGCGCAAGGAGCCCGGCAACGGCTGCGGCGGCGAGGAGCAGGAGCACGTGGTCGTCGCCAGAGTGCTCGCCGCCTTGAAGCAGCGTTGCGACGGCAATGCGGCGTCGAAGCAGCACTGCCTCGCCggctcatcttcttcctctgctccGAACCCGTCGCTCTACAGACACCAATGGCTGCCTCTGAGCTCCCATGCCGCACACCCGAGGACGCGCCACGTGCAGCCGCAGTCGCAGCCGGCCGGCCCCAGGATACTGCCCCCGCTGCACATGCTGCAGCGACCGGCGCCGTCCACCTCCCGTCACGGCGCCGAGCTGGAGCGGCAGAGGAGGATCGATGCGGCCGAGCTGGTGCAGATGCTGGAGAGGGCCATGGTGACCAACAGAGAAGAGGCAATGCCGTCGGCGCCGTGCTACTACCCGCACGTCCCGGCGTACCACCACGCCGGCGCGGCGCCAAGATACTTCGCCGCGGGCGGGTTCCACTCGCCGGCGATGGCGGTGAGCGTGCGGTCGGTGATCCCCGTGTGCTCCGCGCCGCCGCAGCCGGCCGCGGCCACCAaggatgacgatgacgatgaccGGAACGACAACCCGGCAGCACCTGCAGAGCACTAG
- the LOC125509959 gene encoding double-stranded RNA-binding protein 5-like isoform X2, whose protein sequence is MYKNQLQELAQRSCFSLPSYVCTREGPDHAPRFKATVTFNGETFHGPTCCTTLRQAEHAAAEVALARLSTRGPSTYLTARVLDETGVYKNLLQETAHRAGLKLPAYTTVRSGPGHSPVFASSVELAGLSFAGDAARTKKQAEKNAAMTACAGGAQGARQRLRRRGAGARGRRQSARRLEAALRRQCGVEAALPRRLIFFLCSEPVALQTPMAASELPCRTPEDAPRAAAVAAGRPQDTAPAAHAAATGAVHLPSRRRAGAAEEDRCGRAGADAGEGHGDQQRRGNAVGAVLLPARPGVPPRRRGAKILRRGRVPLAGDGGERAVGDPRVLRAAAAGRGHQG, encoded by the exons ATGTACAAGAACCAGCTGCAGGAGCTGGCGCAGAGGAGCTGCTTCAGCCTGCCGTCGTACGTGTGCACGCGGGAGGGGCCCGACCATGCGCCCCGCTTCAAGGCCACCGTCACCTTCAACGGCGAGACCTTCCACGGGCCCACCTGCTGCACCACGCTCCGCCAGGCCGAGCACGCCGCCGCCGAGGTCGCGCTCGCCCGCCTCTCCACCCGCGGGCCATCCACCTACCTCACCGCCAGAGTCCTC GACGAGACCGGGGTGTACAAGAACCTGCTGCAGGAGACGGCGCACCGGGCGGGGCTGAAGCTGCCGGCCTACACCACCGTGCGCTCCGGCCCGGGCCACTCGCCCGTCTTCGCCTCCAGCGTCGAGCTCGCCGGCCTCAGCTTCGCCGGCGACGCCGCCAGGACCAAGAAGCAGGCGGAGAAGAACGCCGCCATGACCGCCTG TGCCGGAGGCGCGCAAGGAGCCCGGCAACGGCTGCGGCGGCGAGGAGCAGGAGCACGTGGTCGTCGCCAGAGTGCTCGCCGCCTTGAAGCAGCGTTGCGACGGCAATGCGGCGTCGAAGCAGCACTGCCTCGCCggctcatcttcttcctctgctccGAACCCGTCGCTCTACAGACACCAATGGCTGCCTCTGAGCTCCCATGCCGCACACCCGAGGACGCGCCACGTGCAGCCGCAGTCGCAGCCGGCCGGCCCCAGGATACTGCCCCCGCTGCACATGCTGCAGCGACCGGCGCCGTCCACCTCCCGTCACGGCGCCGAGCTGGAGCGGCAGAGGAGGATCGATGCGGCCGAGCTGGTGCAGATGCTGGAGAGGGCCATGGTGACCAACAGAGAAGAGGCAATGCCGTCGGCGCCGTGCTACTACCCGCACGTCCCGGCGTACCACCACGCCGGCGCGGCGCCAAGATACTTCGCCGCGGGCGGGTTCCACTCGCCGGCGATGGCGGTGAGCGTGCGGTCGGTGATCCCCGTGTGCTCCGCGCCGCCGCAGCCGGCCGCGGCCACCAaggatga